The following are encoded together in the Ranitomeya imitator isolate aRanImi1 chromosome 4, aRanImi1.pri, whole genome shotgun sequence genome:
- the LOC138674218 gene encoding uncharacterized protein, translating into MAENWCVPEPRDTLGSDVEIIDVKNPATSAKPDAPKRRGNSLRRCFKNRKVARKIQLEKENIPASASLSIAPPVKPGADVGQFPLHTYTSPLQQRVLHRRNYDAEENQPQRANTAVRTTSLSPICVVDRDECYAAPKQPGNPSPKISHQKYTNVSREKRAAPNARPRITRPANSTGVIPQVTPENREIEQLSEGMWSPTEPLNIPVCQTVQSADTALAGSSSVFAPVLPLKKRAVSRRRVGRKQKVAVHTPYTGRPSWDADHVKMFTDMSAQYAQSKLAQMELKSFCDTYERLLNACPTPDITEELRAFKLNHP; encoded by the exons atggctgaaaactggtgtgttcccgaaccacgcgatacgctgggttcagacgtggagatcatagatgtcaagaaccctgcaacttcagcgaaacccgatgctcctaaaagacgcggcaactcgttacgccgatgtttcaagaatagaaaag ttgcccggaaaatacagcttgaaaaagagaatattcccgcctctgcgagtttgagcattgcgccgcccgttaaaccaggagctgatgtgggacaattcccgcttcatactt atacgtcgcctcttcagcaacgagttttgcaccggcgtaattacgacgctgaagagaatcaaccacaaagagctaatacggcggtgcgaacaacatctctctcgcccatctgtgttgtggatcgtgatgaatgctacgctgcaccaaaacaacccgggaatccaagccccaagatttcacatcagaaatatacgaacgtttcaagagagaaacgtgcagcgccgaacgctaggccccgcataactcggcccgccaatagcacaggcgTCATACCacaagttacgcctgaaaacagagaaattgaacagctctccgagggtatgtggtcacccacagagcccctcaatatacctgtgtgccagactgtgcaatctgcagatactgctcttgcaggctcttctagcgtttttgcccctgtattacctctaaagaaacgagccgtatcccgacgccgtgtaggtagaaagcagaaagttgctgtacatacaccttacacaggtcgtccttcgtgggatgctgaccatgtcaaaatgtttactgacatgtctgcgcagtacgctcaaagcaaactcgcacagatggaactaaaatctttctgcgatacatatgaaagactgttaaatgcatgtccaacacctgacattaccgaggagctgcgtgctttcaaactaaatcacccctga